Proteins encoded in a region of the Cardinium endosymbiont of Culicoides punctatus genome:
- the secE gene encoding preprotein translocase subunit SecE, with the protein MSKLKVFILNLIQEVRYKITWPAYHKLQNNSMLVLVASFIFALLIGLIDWSFKKAVVWFYSAF; encoded by the coding sequence ATGTCAAAGTTAAAAGTGTTTATACTAAATCTGATACAGGAAGTGCGGTATAAGATTACCTGGCCAGCCTACCATAAGTTGCAAAATAACTCTATGCTTGTACTTGTAGCTTCTTTTATATTTGCGTTGCTTATTGGGCTAATTGATTGGTCTTTTAAAAAAGCTGTTGTCTGGTTTTATAGTGCTTTTTAA